A window from Deltaproteobacteria bacterium encodes these proteins:
- a CDS encoding EAL domain-containing protein, whose product MSRIAEGVGLTAFGTLSHEAPEMAALEKPRVVLIDLALPGDALGLCREVRATAPDTPIIAITADALLPRGAREAGITDFVSKPVDRELLATRIAFHLEAPPSPPRAPSYEIESRLRRIEASQALAGIGYWEWDVDTDMVRVSPAAAAVLELRDPLPERLEDMIAECVPAPDRQKFFLGLRDAVEGHLASDGLLASLPGERSTRFLKHFVSVTARGNAPLVTITVRDVTQERRAEESARRIAFYDGLTGLPNRRLFEKRLSAAMRRFSDSPDAVALLFLDLDGFKQINDRLGHAAGDELLRVIGQRLIECVRSSDEVARPQASASRFGGDEFAVLLTGLRSADDAADCARRIHERLSQPIDLDGNEARVGVSVGIALHPRDGATTDALLTAADAAMYGAKSDRSSIYCFFRADLHAATTRSKIVLEQLNTADQRGELSLAFQPKFDLATGHIAGAEVLTRWTNALLGQVHPMEFIPVAEESGIIHKLGRWVLDSACEEAARWAQSLLDPPSIAVNVSRVQLVHGDIERVVYDALMRSSLDPRRLELEITESLMIEGENAIAPLRDLGAIGLTLSLDDFGSGYSTLASLVRFPVNIVKLDRALVKDIDSNPDAARVLRALIRMAHELGKRVVAEGVDRPGVLSVLREVECDEAKGFLLAKLMTPRSSERCWRRGARLTLSRSGAERARNYFTGVALSLARPSSTTTRKLTFAAPNFARIVSSCWRSSAENLSLVRPAAPWPVLLRAFAYSVKSASSPLSAPVAS is encoded by the coding sequence TTGTCGCGCATCGCGGAGGGCGTCGGGCTGACTGCGTTCGGGACCCTGTCCCACGAAGCGCCCGAGATGGCGGCGCTCGAAAAGCCCCGCGTCGTGCTGATCGACCTCGCTTTGCCCGGCGACGCGCTGGGGCTCTGTCGCGAGGTGAGGGCGACCGCGCCCGACACGCCGATCATCGCGATCACAGCGGACGCACTGCTCCCGCGCGGCGCGCGCGAAGCCGGCATCACGGACTTCGTGAGCAAGCCGGTCGACCGGGAGCTACTCGCCACGCGCATCGCCTTCCATCTCGAAGCGCCGCCATCGCCGCCGCGTGCGCCGAGCTACGAGATCGAGAGCCGGCTGCGCCGCATCGAGGCTTCGCAGGCGCTCGCGGGCATTGGCTACTGGGAGTGGGACGTCGACACCGACATGGTGCGCGTCAGCCCCGCTGCAGCGGCGGTGCTCGAGCTGCGCGACCCGCTTCCCGAGCGCCTCGAAGACATGATCGCGGAGTGCGTGCCCGCGCCCGATCGCCAGAAGTTCTTCCTCGGTCTGCGCGATGCAGTCGAGGGCCACCTCGCATCCGACGGGCTTCTCGCGAGCCTGCCGGGAGAGCGCAGCACACGCTTCTTGAAGCACTTCGTCTCGGTCACGGCGCGCGGCAACGCACCGCTCGTCACGATCACGGTGCGCGACGTCACGCAGGAGCGCCGCGCCGAGGAGAGCGCGCGCCGCATTGCCTTCTACGACGGCCTCACCGGGCTTCCGAACCGCCGCCTGTTCGAGAAGCGTCTCTCCGCCGCGATGCGCCGCTTCTCCGACAGCCCCGACGCCGTCGCACTCTTGTTCCTAGATCTCGACGGCTTCAAGCAGATCAACGACCGCCTCGGTCACGCCGCCGGTGATGAGTTGTTACGGGTGATCGGGCAGCGCCTGATCGAGTGCGTGCGCAGTAGCGACGAAGTGGCGCGCCCGCAGGCGAGCGCATCGCGCTTCGGCGGCGACGAGTTCGCCGTGCTGCTCACGGGGCTGCGCAGCGCGGACGACGCCGCCGACTGCGCGCGGCGCATCCACGAACGACTCAGCCAGCCGATCGACCTCGATGGCAACGAGGCGCGAGTCGGCGTGAGCGTCGGCATTGCGCTGCATCCGCGCGACGGCGCGACCACCGACGCGCTGCTCACCGCCGCCGATGCAGCGATGTACGGCGCGAAGTCCGATCGCAGCAGCATCTACTGCTTCTTCCGCGCGGACCTTCACGCCGCGACGACGCGCAGCAAGATCGTGCTCGAGCAGCTCAATACGGCCGACCAGCGCGGCGAGCTTTCGCTGGCGTTCCAGCCGAAGTTCGATCTCGCGACGGGTCACATCGCGGGCGCGGAAGTGCTCACGCGCTGGACCAACGCGCTGCTTGGGCAAGTGCATCCGATGGAGTTCATCCCCGTCGCGGAAGAGTCGGGAATCATCCACAAGCTCGGGCGCTGGGTGCTCGACAGCGCCTGCGAGGAAGCCGCGCGCTGGGCGCAGAGCCTGCTCGATCCGCCGTCGATCGCGGTGAACGTCTCGCGCGTGCAGCTCGTGCACGGCGACATCGAGCGCGTGGTGTACGACGCCCTGATGCGCAGCTCCCTCGATCCGCGCCGCCTCGAGCTCGAGATCACGGAGAGCCTGATGATCGAGGGCGAGAACGCGATCGCGCCGCTGCGCGACCTCGGCGCGATCGGACTCACGCTCTCACTCGACGACTTCGGGAGCGGCTACTCGACGCTGGCTTCGCTGGTCCGCTTCCCCGTCAACATCGTGAAGCTCGACCGCGCGCTGGTGAAGGACATCGACTCGAACCCCGACGCCGCGCGCGTGCTGCGCGCCCTGATCCGCATGGCGCACGAGCTCGGCAAACGCGTCGTCGCGGAGGGCGTGGACCGCCCCGGTGTGCTGAGCGTGCTGCGCGAGGTCGAGTGCGACGAAGCAAAGGGCTTCCTGCTCGCGAAGCTGATGACGCCGAGGAGTTCCGAGCGCTGCTGGAGGCGTGGCGCCCGGCTGACGCTTTCGCGAAGTGGCGCTGAGCGCGCGCGGAACTACTTCACCGGCGTGGCCTTGAGCTTGGCGCGGCCTTCTTCCACCACGACGCGGAAGCTCACCTTCGCGGCGCCGAACTTCGCGCGGATCGTTTCTTCCTGCTGGCGGAGCAGTGCGGAGAACTTGTCCCTGGTCAGGCCCGCTGCGCCTTGGCCGGTGCTGCTGCGCGCCTTCGCGTACTCGGTGAAGAGCGCGTCCTCACCGCTCTCCGCGCCGGTCGCGAGCTGA